The Desulfobacterales bacterium DNA segment ACCGTGACCGGTGATCATGATAATTTCCGTATCCGGGCTGATTTTTTTTAAACGGCGCAACAGTTCAATGCCGTCCATTTCAGGCATTTTGATATCGGTCAGCACAATCGGCGGTTGTTTGGCTTTAAAAACCCGCAACGCTTCGACCCCATTGGCGGCGGAATGTACCTGATAACCCAAATCTGATAGAGCAATGCTGAGGACTTTGCGGATTCCCTCTTCGTCATCAACCAGTAATATTGATTTTTCCGTCATTCTTCTTCTGCGATGGGAAATTTTATGATGAAACCCGTCCCCTCACCTTCGCGGGAGACGGCGCGAATGCTACCGTTGCAATCCTGAATGATGCCATAGCTAATGGAAAGGCCCAGACCGGTACCCTGTCCCACCTTTTTGGTGGTAAAAAAAGGCTCGAAAATTCGTTCTAAAATGCTCTCCGGAATTCCGGTTCCGGTATCATGAAACTCAACAGTGACCACACCGTCATTGGATCGCGTTTTTAACCGGATGGCTTTGGCGTCTTTGGGATGCGGTTGGGATTGCCAGCGCTCGTCAATGGCATCCCGCGCATTGATCAACAAATTGATAAACACCTGTTCCAAGCGATCCGGATCGGCCATGATCAGGGGCAGATTCGGCTCCAAATCACGCGCCAGTTCGATACCGCGAACTTTGAGTTGCTGTCCTAAGATTTCAAGCGCTTTTTCCAAGATGGTGTTAACCTGGACTTTTTCCAGCGTAATGTCTGATTTGCGACCAAATTGGCGCATGTGATTGATAATTTTGGTGGCCCGATCCACATAGGTGTCGATTTCCTCAGACATGGTCAGAAGGATATCGTCTTTAATTTTTTCATTTTTACGGATTTTTTTCATAAAAAAGCGGCTGGCCGTCTTGATGACCGACAGGGGTTGATTGAGCTCATGGGCGACACCGGTGGCCATCTCGCCCAGTGTTGCCATTTTGCTGGCCTGAATCAATTGCTGTTCGGTTTCCAGCCGCTGGGTAATATCGCTGGTGGTCACCAAATACACTTTTTCGCCGGGATATTCATGCGGTGATATGCGGATGTTGACAAAAAGTGTGCGATCGCTCTTATCCAAGTGTCTGGCCTGATTGATAACCGGGGTGGTCTTGATCAAATTCCGGTAATGGTCCTGTTCCTCCGGTCTAAAAAGCTTCATAAAGGACCTGGCCATTATCTCATCTTTTTTGTAGCCGTAAACCGTTTCGACACTGGTGTTGCAATCCAGGATTTCGAGCGTATCCATATCCAAAACAAAAACGGGATTGGGGATGTTATCAAAAATTGCGTAGTATTTTTTCTCAGATTTTTCGAGCTCCTGTTCGAGCAATTTGATTTCGGTGACATCCAGGCTCATCTCCATGGCAGCCACAATTTCGCCGTTTTCATTTGTTATCGGAGATGTTTGCACAATCCAATGGGTCGGACTTCCGTCTTTGCCTACGCCTCTTTCCTCGCTGAAATGCGACATGCCGTCTTCAAAAGTTTTCTCCACCGGACAAATCACGCATTTTTCATTGCGTCCTTTGTAGGCAGCATAGCAGTAATCACCGGGCATGGGATTAAATTTCTTGTCAAATTCCCGATTATAGCGAATCAATTTATAATTACGGTCCTGAACGGTGATGATGCAAGGAACCTGCTCAAA contains these protein-coding regions:
- a CDS encoding PAS domain S-box protein, whose translation is MFKLFHHISSSIISKLTILVGLILLLSISIWAYFNINYQHKKIMQGIVEGADGLSHSIKLGMHYAMMNNLRKDITLIIKNIAQEKKLENIRIYNKGGEIKFSNKDAEVDTITNIKDEACYICHRSEPPLSELSLSERTRIFTDSQGYRLLGIISPIYSEPGCASSVCHAHPEDKKVLGALDLVISLDQIDKELGVFKGWLVAFAAILFLITSAAIIFFILRFVKRPIKKMIDGTQQIANGDYLNQIDVDQVDELGRLSVAIDKMGKRIGEKQTELNKQRNEYQNLFEQVPCIITVQDRNYKLIRYNREFDKKFNPMPGDYCYAAYKGRNEKCVICPVEKTFEDGMSHFSEERGVGKDGSPTHWIVQTSPITNENGEIVAAMEMSLDVTEIKLLEQELEKSEKKYYAIFDNIPNPVFVLDMDTLEILDCNTSVETVYGYKKDEIMARSFMKLFRPEEQDHYRNLIKTTPVINQARHLDKSDRTLFVNIRISPHEYPGEKVYLVTTSDITQRLETEQQLIQASKMATLGEMATGVAHELNQPLSVIKTASRFFMKKIRKNEKIKDDILLTMSEEIDTYVDRATKIINHMRQFGRKSDITLEKVQVNTILEKALEILGQQLKVRGIELARDLEPNLPLIMADPDRLEQVFINLLINARDAIDERWQSQPHPKDAKAIRLKTRSNDGVVTVEFHDTGTGIPESILERIFEPFFTTKKVGQGTGLGLSISYGIIQDCNGSIRAVSREGEGTGFIIKFPIAEEE